In Armatimonadota bacterium, the following proteins share a genomic window:
- a CDS encoding hypothetical protein (possible pseudo, frameshifted), with the protein MWIWWITGGSALVAGVLVLERLFALRHSAWLAVGAFVLGLVIATAGSETGRKACALAAAVAFPSLGFLLVNLLKPRRSPVLYALGAFAGLTLFSLAGGLHVVALLASLPFMVKANQFAGIKLAHLLPVLVVGWAYVLDTVNATSFAEARQRIRERWQRIVSYPVTVGLAVAVLVALVLLALVLVRTGNEPGVGVSDLEMKMRVMLERYLLARPRTKEFLVGHPALVLALAMSAAGIGRAVWIPLLLVGVIGQASVVNTLCHIHTPLALSLPRILLGWLLGAIIGTIAFVAISRWTRQVGE; encoded by the coding sequence GTGTGGATATGGTGGATAACCGGTGGGTCTGCTCTGGTGGCGGGCGTGCTGGTGCTGGAGAGGCTGTTTGCGCTGCGTCACTCGGCTTGGCTGGCTGTGGGCGCTTTCGTTCTCGGGCTGGTGATTGCGACTGCTGGCAGCGAGACGGGTCGCAAAGCGTGCGCGCTGGCGGCGGCGGTGGCGTTTCCCTCGCTAGGTTTTTTGCTGGTCAACCTTTTGAAACCCCGTCGGTCGCCTGTGCTGTACGCTCTTGGCGCTTTTGCGGGGTTGACGCTGTTCAGTCTCGCTGGTGGTTTGCACGTGGTGGCGTTGCTGGCGTCCCTGCCGTTTATGGTGAAAGCGAATCAGTTTGCAGGGATTAAGCTGGCGCACCTGCTGCCGGTGCTGGTAGTTGGGTGGGCGTATGTGCTGGATACGGTGAACGCCACTTCCTTCGCCGAAGCCAGACAGCGCATTCGCGAGCGGTGGCAGCGAATCGTCAGCTACCCGGTCACGGTAGGGCTGGCGGTCGCGGTGCTGGTTGCGCTGGTACTGCTGGCTCTGGTGCTGGTGCGCACCGGCAACGAGCCGGGTGTGGGCGTCTCCGATTTGGAGATGAAAATGCGCGTGATGCTGGAGCGATACCTGCTGGCGCGTCCGCGTACGAAAGAGTTTCTGGTGGGACACCCCGCGCTAGTGCTGGCTCTGGCGATGTCGGCGGCGGGCATCGGACGGGCGGTGTGGATTCCGCTGTTGCTGGTGGGCGTAATCGGGCAGGCATCGGTGGTGAACACGCTGTGCCACATTCATACGCCCCTTGCGCTCTCTCTGCCGCGAATCTTGCTGGGGTGGCTTCTCGGTGCTATAATAGGAACGATAGCATTCGTAGCGATAAGCCGGTGGACGAGACAGGTGGGAGAATGA
- a CDS encoding type III-B CRISPR module RAMP protein Cmr4, whose protein sequence is MSDRVKAIYLHALTPVHSGTGQAVAVVDLPIAREKATGWPIIPASSLKGVLRDALSNDNNKGWIDLAFGKDVRSEEQGEAGVFCFTDQRILCLPVRSYFGTFAYATCPLVLQRLVRDMRAFGVQPLFDAVPAGAEGMNALVTKGSTLAKGGKLYLEDLDLSAKEDEQTQKIANALAGKLFTENPRSFTERFVIVSDEVFNFLCETAMEVAARIRLKDETKTVETGALWYEEAVPAESLFSGAVLIADHYRREPTDLWNKFQPSLIQLGGNSTVGRGLCRVVIA, encoded by the coding sequence ATGAGTGACCGAGTGAAAGCGATTTACCTGCACGCCCTCACGCCGGTGCATTCCGGCACAGGGCAGGCGGTGGCGGTGGTAGACCTGCCCATCGCCCGCGAGAAGGCGACCGGCTGGCCCATCATCCCTGCCAGCAGCCTCAAAGGGGTGTTGCGCGATGCCCTCAGCAACGACAACAACAAGGGATGGATAGACCTCGCCTTCGGGAAGGACGTGCGCAGCGAGGAGCAGGGCGAAGCGGGTGTGTTCTGCTTCACCGACCAGCGCATCCTGTGCCTGCCGGTGCGCAGCTATTTCGGCACTTTCGCCTACGCCACCTGTCCACTGGTGCTCCAGCGGCTGGTACGAGACATGAGAGCGTTCGGAGTGCAACCGCTGTTCGATGCGGTGCCTGCAGGCGCGGAAGGCATGAACGCACTGGTGACCAAAGGTTCCACTCTGGCGAAGGGGGGCAAGCTCTATCTGGAGGACCTGGACCTCTCTGCGAAGGAGGACGAACAAACCCAGAAGATAGCCAACGCGCTGGCTGGCAAGCTCTTTACGGAGAATCCGCGCTCCTTTACCGAGCGGTTTGTCATCGTCTCCGATGAGGTGTTCAACTTCCTGTGCGAAACGGCGATGGAGGTGGCAGCACGCATCCGCCTGAAAGACGAGACGAAGACGGTGGAAACCGGCGCACTGTGGTACGAGGAGGCGGTGCCCGCGGAGAGCCTGTTCAGCGGCGCGGTGTTGATAGCCGACCACTACCGTCGGGAGCCGACCGATCTATGGAACAAGTTTCAGCCGAGCCTGATACAGCTTGGAGGCAACTCCACCGTCGGGCGAGGCTTGTGTCGGGTGGTGATCGCATGA
- a CDS encoding CRISPR-associated protein Cmr3: protein MNEQVVRIRAIDPLLFRDGRPFGADIGSLLAQTLPLPYPSTLAGFVRTFAGNRWGVDWADEASVQRVLNIHVRGPLLMRNDKHVFRAPADAVVWEQGEKKQVGLTSLRPQPVQPGEGSNLPPGILPLLPQKYIEGKPSEGYDLWTWDTLSQWLADPTGDATSSPEKIGWLEVEERVHVAIEDDKGTSKEELLFTVQFLSFERYRWEGQAQREQWALLVRVTADEPVSLQGVGLLGGEKRLAAVEAVDNSRWLGCPPELGQALRGASRIRLFLATPAIFSGGWKPGWLDANLTGSPPFAPNLKLQLVSAAVRRHEAVSGWDYREDHRCPKAVRWLAPAGSVYFFQVLEGEPELLATEAWLQSVCDDLQDQRDGYGLALWGIW, encoded by the coding sequence ATGAACGAACAGGTCGTACGTATCCGTGCCATAGACCCCCTGCTCTTCCGGGATGGACGCCCGTTCGGGGCGGATATCGGTTCACTGCTGGCGCAGACGTTACCCCTCCCCTACCCATCCACGCTCGCGGGCTTCGTGCGCACCTTCGCCGGCAACCGCTGGGGAGTGGACTGGGCAGACGAGGCGTCTGTGCAGCGCGTGCTGAATATCCACGTTCGGGGTCCGTTGCTGATGCGTAATGACAAACACGTCTTTCGCGCCCCGGCGGATGCGGTCGTCTGGGAGCAGGGGGAGAAGAAGCAGGTCGGCTTGACCTCCCTCCGCCCCCAGCCTGTGCAGCCTGGCGAAGGCAGCAACCTGCCGCCGGGTATCCTGCCTCTGCTGCCACAGAAGTATATCGAAGGCAAACCGTCGGAAGGCTATGACCTGTGGACATGGGATACCCTTTCTCAGTGGCTTGCCGACCCAACGGGCGATGCGACTTCCTCTCCCGAGAAGATAGGGTGGCTGGAAGTGGAAGAGCGCGTGCATGTGGCGATTGAGGATGACAAGGGTACCAGCAAGGAGGAGCTCTTGTTCACCGTACAGTTTCTCTCCTTTGAACGCTATCGCTGGGAAGGGCAAGCGCAGCGCGAGCAGTGGGCTTTGCTCGTGCGAGTGACTGCGGACGAGCCTGTGTCTCTGCAGGGGGTTGGCTTGCTGGGCGGCGAGAAGCGGTTGGCTGCAGTGGAAGCGGTGGATAACTCCCGCTGGCTTGGCTGTCCACCGGAACTAGGGCAGGCTCTGCGCGGCGCAAGCAGGATAAGGCTGTTTCTGGCTACCCCGGCTATCTTCAGCGGCGGATGGAAACCCGGCTGGCTGGATGCAAACCTCACAGGTTCTCCACCTTTTGCACCAAACCTGAAACTACAACTGGTGTCCGCCGCCGTGAGGAGGCATGAGGCGGTGAGCGGGTGGGACTATCGCGAAGACCATCGGTGCCCGAAGGCGGTGCGCTGGCTGGCTCCTGCAGGCTCAGTGTACTTCTTCCAGGTGCTGGAAGGTGAACCAGAGTTGCTTGCCACAGAGGCGTGGCTCCAATCCGTCTGTGATGACCTGCAAGACCAGCGCGACGGCTACGGGCTGGCACTCTGGGGAATTTGGTAA
- a CDS encoding type III-B CRISPR module RAMP protein Cmr1, whose amino-acid sequence MARPVPKTEAPEWKEPAAPDSLTLHLRLITPLFGGGYEAREVDPVCIIRPAAVRGHLRFWWRALYGGQYASAKELFEAEAAIWGAAATEHKDWAGKVGLRVTLIQKGCSQPCACFEWDEQRRRYRSIPRFRQGYPPYALYPFQGELSDKGRTIKQSPATAYEGVEFVLILTFPAEIREEVLSAVTAWVRYGGIGARTRRGCGSLAVVQTDMTLRIASFADFHMPRNDRIALLPGSQYVLGAPCKSAIEAWQQAVQVYQTFRQGHGFARRPPREGNRPGRSFYPEPDSIRRMTGRYAVEHRPEHPVQKGFPRADLGLPIVFQFKDDGDPPNAVLHSAKERHLRMASPVITKPLATQDGLYRPLVMVLNAPHAWQQDGLVLEVEGFNKALPIGEELVNLSTAELKLIKPLAGKPIRDALLQFVSKQWGNAPIQGWKP is encoded by the coding sequence ATGGCGCGTCCTGTGCCCAAAACGGAGGCTCCCGAATGGAAGGAGCCTGCTGCACCTGACAGCCTGACGCTGCATCTGCGCCTGATCACACCGCTGTTTGGTGGCGGCTACGAGGCGCGCGAGGTAGACCCTGTGTGTATCATCCGCCCGGCGGCTGTTCGCGGACATCTGCGCTTCTGGTGGCGTGCGCTGTACGGAGGTCAGTACGCCAGCGCGAAAGAGCTCTTTGAGGCAGAGGCGGCGATATGGGGCGCCGCAGCCACCGAGCACAAAGATTGGGCAGGCAAGGTGGGGTTGAGGGTAACCCTTATTCAAAAAGGGTGCTCTCAACCGTGTGCTTGCTTTGAATGGGATGAACAGCGAAGGCGTTACAGGTCTATTCCTCGTTTCCGGCAGGGTTATCCACCGTATGCATTGTACCCGTTTCAGGGGGAGCTGAGTGACAAGGGTAGAACCATCAAGCAGTCTCCAGCTACCGCTTACGAAGGGGTAGAGTTTGTGCTCATTCTGACTTTTCCTGCAGAGATTCGAGAAGAGGTGCTCTCAGCAGTTACGGCATGGGTTCGATACGGTGGTATCGGCGCACGCACGCGACGAGGATGCGGCTCACTGGCGGTTGTTCAAACAGATATGACTCTCCGTATTGCTTCGTTCGCTGACTTCCATATGCCGAGAAATGACAGAATAGCGTTGTTACCAGGAAGCCAATATGTGCTCGGTGCACCGTGCAAGTCCGCAATAGAGGCTTGGCAACAGGCGGTGCAGGTCTACCAGACCTTTCGACAGGGACATGGTTTTGCACGAAGACCTCCTCGCGAAGGCAATCGCCCGGGGCGTTCCTTCTACCCAGAGCCCGATAGCATTCGCCGAATGACAGGCAGATACGCTGTGGAGCATCGCCCGGAGCATCCTGTTCAGAAGGGTTTCCCTCGTGCCGACCTCGGCTTGCCTATTGTGTTCCAATTCAAGGACGATGGCGACCCACCCAACGCTGTTCTGCATAGCGCGAAGGAAAGGCATCTCAGGATGGCGTCGCCGGTTATTACCAAGCCTCTCGCTACTCAAGATGGACTTTATCGTCCGCTGGTGATGGTATTGAACGCGCCCCATGCGTGGCAGCAGGATGGCCTGGTGCTGGAAGTGGAGGGCTTCAACAAGGCTCTTCCGATTGGTGAGGAACTGGTAAACCTCTCCACAGCCGAGTTGAAGCTGATCAAGCCGCTGGCAGGCAAACCGATTCGAGACGCTCTGTTGCAGTTTGTCAGCAAACAGTGGGGCAATGCCCCGATTCAAGGGTGGAAGCCATGA
- a CDS encoding polysaccharide pyruvyl transferase CsaB encodes MSWQGILACGYYGFANLGDEAVLAGLKYGLQQAGYTAALTVLSADTVYTQREHCLPAIPRTDLRAVWRAMRRARVFVLGGGSLIQDVTSARSVVYYLGVHALARWAGCRMAWVGQGIGPLRRGWVRWWTARAARQAESVVVRDPASAELLRAIGVEWVQVGADLSFLLPEADIENGWRVLQQFGVEKGETLLAMAPRRWAGAQASPAAIFQSLTRYAVRRWQARILLLPMQASCDGELVEEIATGVPEAVVLRMPLSVREVKDVLACCRAVIGVRLHALMLAAASGVPALAISYDPKVRAFWEPIEPKYIVDVANVDEPLLEQYLAEIWEQQHTLRERVKAYAAQQRALAWRNIDALVGLAS; translated from the coding sequence ATGAGCTGGCAGGGTATCCTCGCCTGCGGATACTACGGTTTCGCGAACCTGGGCGATGAGGCGGTTCTGGCAGGGCTGAAGTATGGCTTGCAGCAGGCGGGGTATACCGCTGCGCTGACCGTGCTGAGCGCAGACACGGTGTACACGCAGCGCGAGCACTGCCTCCCGGCTATCCCGCGCACCGACTTGCGGGCGGTATGGCGGGCGATGCGCCGGGCGCGGGTGTTCGTGCTGGGGGGAGGGAGCTTGATTCAAGATGTCACCAGCGCGCGTTCCGTCGTCTATTACCTGGGGGTGCACGCGCTGGCACGATGGGCAGGTTGTCGCATGGCATGGGTAGGGCAGGGAATCGGTCCCCTGCGACGAGGCTGGGTGCGATGGTGGACGGCGCGGGCGGCGCGCCAGGCAGAATCTGTGGTGGTGCGCGACCCAGCTTCTGCGGAGCTGTTACGGGCGATCGGGGTGGAATGGGTGCAGGTGGGGGCAGACCTTTCCTTCCTGTTGCCCGAAGCCGATATAGAAAACGGGTGGAGAGTTTTGCAACAATTCGGCGTCGAAAAAGGTGAGACGTTGCTTGCGATGGCGCCTCGCCGATGGGCAGGTGCGCAGGCATCGCCGGCGGCGATTTTTCAGTCGCTTACCCGGTACGCCGTGCGGCGGTGGCAAGCGAGAATATTGTTGCTGCCCATGCAGGCATCATGCGACGGTGAACTGGTAGAGGAGATAGCAACAGGTGTGCCCGAAGCGGTAGTGCTCCGTATGCCCCTGTCGGTGCGGGAGGTAAAAGATGTACTCGCCTGCTGTCGGGCGGTGATAGGCGTTCGTCTGCACGCGTTGATGCTGGCAGCGGCATCGGGCGTGCCCGCCTTAGCGATCAGTTACGACCCGAAGGTGCGCGCCTTCTGGGAGCCGATTGAACCGAAATACATTGTGGATGTAGCGAATGTGGACGAGCCTTTGCTTGAGCAATACCTCGCCGAGATATGGGAACAACAGCACACGTTGCGCGAGCGAGTGAAAGCGTACGCTGCCCAGCAGCGTGCGCTGGCATGGCGTAATATCGATGCGCTAGTCGGGCTGGCTTCGTGA
- a CDS encoding rhomboid family intramembrane serine protease, whose translation MIPLGDENPTRSFPIVTVALIVVNVLVFLYDKLIGFGAPEALAEYAMIPCTISGQCQYQVPPITPHWLTIFTSMFLHAGILHLGGNMLYLWIFGNNVEDALGHFQFLFWYLAWGVAAALAHVVINADSPIPTVGASGAIAGALGAYFVLFPAARIRVLVIFFFIIDVIAVPAFILLGLWFLMQFQFQPGVATMAHAGGFVAGAATILAMGRDRVLRRLRRPRYYYYRSLPPDY comes from the coding sequence GTGATACCACTTGGTGATGAAAACCCAACACGCTCTTTTCCGATTGTCACCGTTGCGCTCATTGTTGTGAATGTGCTTGTTTTCCTGTACGACAAGCTAATCGGATTTGGCGCACCGGAGGCTCTCGCCGAGTACGCGATGATTCCCTGCACCATCTCTGGGCAGTGCCAGTACCAGGTGCCACCAATTACACCTCACTGGCTGACCATTTTCACCTCGATGTTTCTGCACGCCGGGATCCTGCATCTGGGCGGGAACATGCTCTATCTCTGGATTTTCGGCAACAACGTGGAGGACGCTTTAGGGCATTTTCAATTCCTGTTCTGGTACCTGGCGTGGGGTGTGGCGGCGGCTCTGGCGCACGTGGTCATTAACGCCGATTCGCCAATCCCCACTGTGGGAGCCAGTGGAGCCATCGCCGGGGCGTTGGGAGCCTACTTTGTGTTGTTTCCTGCCGCCCGGATACGAGTGTTGGTCATCTTCTTCTTTATCATCGACGTGATAGCGGTACCGGCGTTCATCCTGCTTGGGCTATGGTTCCTGATGCAGTTCCAGTTCCAGCCGGGTGTGGCGACGATGGCACATGCGGGTGGGTTCGTTGCCGGTGCTGCAACCATTCTGGCGATGGGTAGGGACAGGGTTTTGCGCAGACTGCGACGTCCTCGCTACTACTATTACCGTTCCCTGCCTCCTGACTACTGA
- a CDS encoding 7-beta-(4-carbaxybutanamido)cephalosporanic acid acylase translates to MRFAFLTVFVGLLLFASACFAEKVTIYRDEWGVPHIYAQTEEGVAYGLGWAQAEDRLEQLLKNYRLAAGTMAEVFGEQWIEHDWQQRFVGHEEVSRRRYRELPAKIRSVIEAYQQGVKDYMKRHPEQVPAWAPKIEPWQVVALGRYIIFNWPMGRAVAELQRRGEVNLPFSSNEWAVRPERTVEGCAILLIDPHIPWDNEFRFYEFRAHGGQLHVSGFGPLGAPLLGLGHNRYLGWAATTGGPDTTDIYVEEVNPNNPLQYRYEGKWRNMTVRKVRINVAGKPPVEREIHYTHHGPIILREGNRAYAVATPYMNEVGFVVQLYRMATARNLREFQQAMAMNHFMEQNIMYADVEGNIFYVRTGRVPIRPKGYDFSKPVPGNTRATEWLGIHPMKDLVQLLNPSRGYMQNCNIGPDNMLVGSPLTADKYPEYIYGTRPNENNSRGRRAVELLENTPRMTLSQAIAIALDTHADMAEQWKEALAQAAERSTDKEAVTNLQPAISLLKRWDGFMNADSAGATLFRFWREAIKRFSPPIDPEAVRTRKPLTAEQADALIKALAAAVEEVQKRYGRLEVSWGEIHRVRRGGKSWPISGGETGGGQTLRAVGSRMEADNIFYGYTGQNWTQVVLFRKGAVESYSANPYGQSDHPTSPHYTDQAEKLFSKSRLKPTWFEREWLEGHIESSTVLEWR, encoded by the coding sequence ATGCGCTTTGCTTTTCTCACCGTTTTCGTCGGCTTGCTGCTGTTCGCCAGCGCTTGCTTTGCCGAGAAGGTGACGATTTATCGCGACGAGTGGGGCGTGCCCCATATCTATGCGCAAACCGAAGAGGGTGTTGCCTACGGACTGGGCTGGGCGCAGGCGGAAGACCGCCTGGAGCAACTGCTGAAAAACTACCGCCTCGCCGCAGGCACGATGGCGGAGGTCTTCGGCGAGCAGTGGATAGAACACGACTGGCAACAGCGCTTCGTCGGGCACGAAGAGGTGAGTCGACGACGTTACCGCGAACTGCCTGCCAAAATCCGCTCTGTCATCGAAGCGTACCAGCAGGGCGTCAAGGACTACATGAAACGTCACCCAGAACAGGTCCCCGCCTGGGCGCCGAAGATAGAGCCCTGGCAGGTGGTCGCGCTGGGACGGTACATCATCTTCAACTGGCCTATGGGACGGGCAGTGGCAGAGCTACAACGGCGTGGTGAAGTCAACTTGCCCTTCAGCTCCAACGAATGGGCGGTACGACCGGAGCGCACCGTCGAAGGGTGTGCTATCTTGCTGATTGACCCGCATATCCCTTGGGACAACGAATTCCGCTTCTACGAATTCCGCGCGCACGGTGGGCAACTGCACGTGTCCGGCTTCGGTCCGCTGGGCGCACCTCTGCTGGGATTGGGACACAACCGCTACCTCGGCTGGGCGGCGACGACCGGCGGTCCCGACACCACCGACATCTACGTGGAAGAGGTCAACCCGAACAACCCGCTGCAGTATCGCTACGAAGGCAAATGGCGCAACATGACCGTGCGCAAGGTGCGCATCAACGTGGCAGGTAAGCCTCCGGTGGAACGCGAGATACACTACACCCATCACGGTCCCATCATCCTGCGCGAGGGCAATCGGGCGTACGCGGTCGCTACCCCCTACATGAACGAGGTGGGCTTCGTGGTGCAGCTGTATCGCATGGCAACCGCCCGCAACCTCAGAGAGTTCCAGCAGGCGATGGCGATGAACCACTTCATGGAGCAAAACATCATGTACGCCGACGTAGAGGGCAACATCTTCTACGTGCGCACTGGTCGCGTGCCCATCCGTCCGAAGGGATACGACTTCAGCAAGCCGGTGCCTGGCAACACCCGCGCTACCGAGTGGCTGGGCATTCACCCGATGAAGGACCTGGTGCAGCTGCTGAACCCATCGCGCGGCTATATGCAAAACTGCAATATCGGTCCCGACAATATGCTGGTGGGGTCGCCGCTCACGGCGGATAAATATCCCGAATATATCTATGGCACTCGTCCCAACGAGAATAATTCGCGCGGCAGGCGAGCTGTGGAGCTGTTAGAGAACACCCCACGCATGACGCTGAGCCAAGCGATAGCTATCGCACTGGACACGCACGCCGATATGGCGGAGCAGTGGAAGGAGGCGCTGGCGCAGGCAGCGGAGCGAAGCACGGATAAAGAGGCAGTCACGAATCTGCAACCCGCTATCAGCCTGCTCAAGCGGTGGGATGGCTTTATGAACGCCGACAGCGCAGGCGCGACGCTGTTCCGCTTCTGGCGCGAAGCCATCAAGCGCTTTTCCCCGCCGATAGACCCTGAAGCGGTACGCACCCGTAAGCCGCTTACCGCCGAACAAGCGGATGCGTTGATAAAAGCGCTGGCAGCAGCAGTGGAAGAGGTACAAAAACGCTACGGACGGCTGGAGGTTTCCTGGGGCGAGATACACCGCGTGCGTCGTGGCGGTAAATCGTGGCCCATCTCGGGTGGCGAAACGGGCGGTGGACAAACGCTACGTGCGGTCGGCTCGCGGATGGAGGCGGACAACATTTTCTATGGATACACTGGACAGAACTGGACGCAGGTCGTGCTGTTCCGCAAAGGGGCGGTGGAGTCCTACAGTGCCAACCCTTACGGTCAAAGCGATCACCCAACCTCGCCGCACTATACCGACCAGGCGGAGAAGCTGTTCAGCAAGAGCCGCCTGAAGCCCACGTGGTTCGAGCGCGAGTGGCTGGAGGGGCACATCGAGTCTTCCACAGTGCTGGAGTGGCGTTAG
- a CDS encoding hypothetical protein (possible pseudo, frameshifted) translates to MRHFVATAVSPIAVGLGNESVLEVGLAIHHTYGVPIIPGSALKGLCRRGALRLRQEGKLSEDAFRVLFGYSEQSGEASAGYITFWDAWYDPDSVEGTPFHRDVVTVHHPDYYGGGKAFPTDFDDPNPVPFLVVKPGARFLFALQAPDEQWGAFAQKLLEWCLQNLGVGAKTNAGYGFLVAGKQPEKSPSGGTTAVAEKARSTQPATNRELWQGVTVVYNPSQRNLQVQRQNQGRTEGASADEARTKLLLAALPESARNQLTQGKRRLLADVEVEVSGNRKFIVKITPKE, encoded by the coding sequence ATGCGCCATTTTGTCGCCACTGCCGTTTCGCCCATCGCCGTCGGGCTGGGCAACGAAAGCGTGCTGGAGGTGGGGCTGGCGATTCATCACACCTACGGTGTGCCCATCATCCCCGGTTCGGCTCTGAAAGGCTTGTGCCGACGCGGCGCGCTGCGCCTGAGACAGGAAGGCAAACTATCCGAAGACGCCTTCCGGGTGCTCTTTGGCTACTCCGAACAAAGCGGCGAGGCGTCCGCTGGATACATCACCTTCTGGGACGCCTGGTACGACCCCGATTCAGTGGAAGGTACACCCTTCCATCGCGATGTGGTGACGGTGCATCATCCTGATTATTACGGCGGCGGGAAAGCGTTTCCCACTGACTTCGACGACCCCAACCCCGTGCCGTTTCTGGTGGTCAAGCCGGGGGCGCGCTTCCTGTTCGCCCTGCAGGCACCCGATGAGCAGTGGGGAGCGTTTGCCCAGAAGCTGCTGGAGTGGTGCTTGCAGAATCTGGGGGTGGGTGCGAAGACGAACGCGGGATACGGGTTCCTCGTAGCGGGCAAGCAGCCAGAAAAATCTCCTTCTGGTGGCACAACCGCTGTCGCTGAAAAGGCTCGGTCGACGCAGCCCGCGACCAACCGCGAACTCTGGCAGGGTGTGACGGTGGTGTACAACCCCTCCCAGCGCAACCTGCAGGTGCAGAGACAGAACCAGGGCAGGACAGAAGGCGCATCCGCGGACGAGGCGAGAACAAAATTGCTGCTGGCAGCATTGCCCGAATCCGCTCGCAACCAGCTCACTCAGGGCAAACGCCGACTGCTGGCAGACGTGGAGGTAGAGGTCAGCGGCAATCGCAAGTTCATCGTCAAGATTACCCCAAAGGAGTGA
- a CDS encoding type III-B CRISPR-associated protein Cas10/Cmr2 has translation MTYLLSISIGPVQEFIAAARRTADLRAGSQLLQQLAGHIAAQITQQGGTLIFPASADVPGPNKVVAQIDTDQPSEMVSMLKESATEWLWQQWQRVRERLKAEGVLVNDQLAQEQIAAFLEFYAAWVPLHGDYSAARQRVELLLAGRKVLRDFAQPSSVHGNPKSPLDPSRDCVIILNRKGSWYQVPDNAQQSPSLRFKKTEFLDAISLLKRGQEARDVPSTSLLAARSVLPIAEKRVPDAVETLRAAVRDTHGLVDMGDLMFPARLQEEASAHPVLQQQREQIEEARRKILRSAGVSECPPYYAVLVADGDRMGRLIGMQNTVDKHRALSQAMAGVARQMSEAIQQRDGYCVYAGGDDVLALLPVNRALECAVQLAHLFRKAISFFVTSEDAGGTLSVGVAIAHHLESLQRTLQWAREAEKLAKRQRNALGLALHLRGGAPLEVATSWQKDPYLESWMVWISAFRQGLSHGFPYELLHLAREAEGCHLNAETLRGEARRILNRKQGREAKGGMEPFRQQMEAELEKIHNVHDLEALAHRLIIARFLSRYPEVDV, from the coding sequence ATGACCTACCTCCTCTCCATCTCCATCGGTCCCGTGCAGGAGTTCATCGCGGCAGCGAGGCGCACTGCCGACCTGCGCGCGGGTTCGCAACTGCTTCAGCAGCTCGCCGGGCACATCGCGGCGCAGATTACTCAACAGGGGGGCACGCTCATCTTCCCGGCCAGCGCGGACGTGCCCGGACCCAACAAGGTGGTGGCGCAAATCGATACCGACCAGCCGTCCGAGATGGTTAGCATGCTCAAAGAGAGTGCAACAGAGTGGCTGTGGCAACAGTGGCAGCGGGTGCGTGAGCGATTGAAGGCGGAGGGCGTGCTGGTAAACGACCAGCTGGCGCAGGAGCAGATTGCTGCCTTTCTGGAGTTCTACGCGGCGTGGGTTCCCCTCCATGGGGATTACTCCGCGGCACGCCAGAGGGTGGAACTGCTGCTGGCAGGGCGCAAAGTACTGCGCGATTTCGCCCAGCCGTCTTCTGTGCATGGCAACCCCAAAAGCCCGCTCGACCCCTCACGCGACTGCGTTATCATATTGAACCGAAAAGGCTCCTGGTATCAGGTGCCCGACAACGCCCAGCAGTCGCCTTCGCTACGCTTCAAAAAGACCGAGTTTCTAGACGCCATCTCCCTGCTGAAGCGAGGGCAGGAGGCGCGAGATGTCCCCTCCACCTCCCTCTTAGCGGCAAGGTCGGTTCTGCCGATTGCCGAGAAGCGCGTGCCCGATGCGGTGGAGACACTACGTGCTGCGGTGCGCGATACGCACGGGCTGGTGGACATGGGTGACCTGATGTTCCCCGCCCGGCTGCAGGAGGAGGCTTCCGCCCATCCGGTGCTGCAGCAACAGCGAGAACAGATCGAAGAGGCGCGACGGAAAATCCTCAGGAGCGCAGGAGTGTCCGAGTGTCCACCCTACTACGCTGTGCTGGTAGCGGATGGCGACCGCATGGGCAGGCTGATCGGCATGCAGAACACGGTGGACAAACACCGTGCCCTCTCGCAGGCGATGGCGGGGGTAGCCCGGCAGATGAGCGAAGCCATCCAGCAGCGCGATGGTTACTGCGTGTACGCGGGAGGTGACGATGTGCTGGCTCTGTTGCCGGTAAACCGCGCTCTGGAGTGCGCCGTGCAACTGGCTCACCTCTTCCGCAAAGCAATAAGTTTCTTCGTCACCAGCGAGGATGCCGGAGGCACGCTCTCTGTGGGGGTGGCGATAGCGCATCACCTGGAGTCCCTGCAGAGAACATTACAGTGGGCGCGCGAGGCGGAAAAGCTTGCGAAGAGGCAGCGCAACGCGCTGGGGCTGGCTCTACACCTGCGCGGTGGCGCACCGCTGGAGGTGGCTACCTCATGGCAAAAAGACCCTTATCTGGAGAGCTGGATGGTGTGGATATCGGCGTTCCGCCAGGGGCTTTCTCATGGCTTTCCCTACGAGCTGCTCCATCTGGCGCGCGAGGCAGAGGGCTGCCATCTGAATGCAGAAACCCTTCGTGGGGAGGCACGACGCATTTTGAACCGTAAGCAGGGCAGGGAGGCGAAGGGGGGCATGGAGCCTTTTCGTCAGCAGATGGAAGCGGAGCTGGAGAAAATCCACAACGTCCACGACCTGGAAGCGCTGGCGCACCGTCTGATCATCGCGCGCTTCCTCTCACGCTACCCGGAGGTGGACGTATGA